Below is a window of Planctomycetes bacterium MalM25 DNA.
GACCATTGACCTCGACCTGGATCGCTCCCTTCTTCACGTGGCTCCACCACGTGCCTGCGTAGACGACTTCCTTGTCGGGCAGTGAAAACTTGAGATGGTAGCTCGCGTCCTCTGCTTGGCTGGATTGCCTGTCCGCAGCGATCCAGTCGCCCATAACGTGAGGTGGTCCGCGTTCCACATCGATCTCTCGTGTGCAGGAGATCCACTCCGCGCCCTGCCAAGCCGCATCGTCCAAGAGCCCCGCGTCGAACCACGACGGTTCGGACCAAGGCGAGAGGTCGCCTTGGTCGTCCTGGATGCGGACACGCCAGTGGATGCGCTGCTTCGCCGAGAACGGCTTGCCGGCGTAAGGGATGGCGACTGATTCCGCAGCCCGCACCCAGCCGCTATCCCAGAAATCGGGTGCCGACAGCCGGGACGCTGTGCTGGCGGCCTGGATGCGATAGGCGCGTTGCGCTAGCCCCGCCCGGCCGCCCTCCAGCCGCCATGAGAGCATAGGGTCGGCGCGATCGACGGCGAGCGGCGTGACGCGCAGGTCGCACTTCAAACCCACCACCACGGCGTGATCGCCAGAAGACGATGCGGGGGTGACTAAGAGGGCGAGTGCCAACGCCCCAACCAGGTTGCTAGCTGAATGCTTCAAGACGCCGGCCTTATTCTGGGAGTGATAGGGACCGCTTTCCCCGCTCTTCATTGACTTGTCTTGATCACTTCAGCTGCAAGGTGAGGTTGGCGCCTTCGCGACTCAAGGTGAAGCTCTGCTCTACAGTAGCGCCGTCGTGTACAGCTTTCGCTGTATAGGTCCCAAGGTAACCCCGCACCCGGCAGGTGCCCTGCGAGTCGGTCGTAACGGACTCGTCGGTCCACCACTGCTTGGTCACCAGGTCGACGAAGACTTCTCCTGAGGGCTTCAGCTTCCAATCACTTCTCCACAGAGCCGCCGAGGGCTTCCAGTGCATCGGCTCCCAGAACCCCCACTGAATGATCGCCTCAAAGCTGGGGTGGCTGAAGGTAGCGATCATGACATCACGGTAGTAATCGGCCTGCAGCTCGTCGTCATCTCCCGCTTCGACATCGAACTCGCTCAGCTGGAGCCGCGGCGCCATTTGCGCGAACTCGTCGTAAACTACGAGCAGCTCCTCCGGTGGGGTCAGCGTGGTCAGTCCAAAGTGGGCCATGAACCCAACCACGTCGGGCGACTGGCCCTGCGCGTTCAGGAATCGGATGATTTTCTTGTACGGTTCTCGCTTGTAGCCGTCCGGAAGGACCTTGCCTTCGTTGATGGCGTGCGTCGCTTCGGGTGCGAGGCGGCGGGCCTCGGCGAGTATCTGGGCGTAGATCTCGGGGCCACCATACTCTCGCTCGTAGGTGTGTTTCCCCCAGCCGACGATGTGGTTGATGGTGTCCCATTCGGAAACGAACGGGGCCGTTGCGGGCAGCACATCGGCCATGTGCTCCCAGAGCCACACGCGGTGCGACGCCGGATCACCGACGAACGGTTTCTCGTCCGCGTTGAAGTCCATCGGAGCCCAGGCGATGTAGTGCCCGCGGACCTTGATGTGGTTGGCTTGCAACCACGGCACGGTCCGCTCGAAGAGGATCCTCCGCTTCCTTTGCCAGCCTTGATCCTCACTCTTCGATCGTTTCCAGTTGCCCGGACGCAGCTCGGACTCGAAGGTCACGCGGTCGTAGTACTTCTTGACGACCTCGCGATACTTCTGGGCGTCTTCCCAGGTGACCGTCACTTTCCCTTTGGGCCGGATTGGGAACTCGCTCTTATCGGCCCCAAGCACTTCGGAGTTGACCGCGTTGCCGAAACCGAAGGCGTGCCGTCGCATCGCGATCGTGACGTGTGCGTTTGCGACCGGGTCGCCGTTGGCGTCGAGGACCCGAACGGCGATGTCCCCCTTGCGGATCTTCTCGATCCGCTCCAAGGCTTTTTGGCGCCACGGCGCGTCGGACTCGCGTCCTCGGTACATCACGGTTGATCTGGGCAACTCCGCGATGTCGTGATCGGGTCCGTAGTTGAGCAGTTGCAGGTCCGCGATCTCGGTGACCTTTCCCGCCTCACCCAGGTCGATGCGGAGGTGGCTGTCCACCGGGTTATGATCCAGCTGCGCCACGAACGACCGCACGTGCTGCTTCCACTCACGATACGCCGACAGCCGATAGGTGTAGCCCGACTCCTCTCCGGCGTTGACCGAGAAGCACGCGTTATTGGGCTGACCGCCGGCATGTGGGCGGCGAATCCAGAACGAGATCAGCACGACGTCGCCCCGCCGGATAGGCCGGTTAATCGAAGCCAGCACTTGCACGTTCTCCGCCTCGCTCATCCGTTCGCTGGATTCGACGCGATACGCTCGCTGAGAAGGCGTGCCCGGTGCGGACGTCCACCGGCCACTCGCCTCGACGTTCTGCGAGCGCAAGCTCAACGCTTGCTCCGGTCCGAACGAGAGCACCGGGTCGCCCCCCTCGGGGTGAGTGATTGGCGACGCCCCGAGCGCGCTCAACCCGCCCCAACCGCACGCCGCAATAGCCAGCCCAACGAGCGTGGATCGGATCCCAGGATTGCGAGGGCAGCGTGCTCGTTTGTGCATCTTGAAGAGAGGGCTTAGGAGCTTGCGTCAACCATGGCAAAAGGGTTGCTCCTGGGCTGCGGATTAATCGGCGTTCTTGGCTGCTGGCGTATTCTTCAGGCGCGCGCGTAGCCGTTGTGAGAGCGAAGCGACAAGGGCCTCTTTCTCGGTGTCTTCCGCGAGGTTGCGATCGTGGATCACGCCTTGCCGGAGATCGTAAAGTTCCCGTGCAACGAGGCGATTGGACTCCGAGAGAATCCATTCCGTGTAGCGCCAGCGGTCGGTGCGTAGGCTGTACCCCATCTTGGAGCCGCGTGGGTACTGACTCAGTGCATCGGAGCGAGTGGCCTGAGTCGCGTCCTGCAAGACCGGCAAGAGGCTCACGCCTTCGCAGGAGTCAGGAACGCTCCCTTCGGTCAGCATTGCTAGGGTGGGGAAGAGATCCACCATCTCGGCCAGAGCTCGGGTCCGAACCCCCGCGCTAAGATTCGGGGCCGAGATGATCAGGGGGACGTGAGTGTCCAACTCAAGATTGGTGTGCTTGCACCACAGGCCGTAGTCTCCGAGCTTGTAGCCGTGATCACCCCAGAGGACGACGGTCGTTTTGTCTCGCAGCCCTTGGCGATCGAGTTCAGTCAGCACCCTGCCCACTTGCGCGTCCGCGTAGCTGACGCAGGCGGCGTACCCGTGCTTCAGTTCGGCCGTCTGCTCGTCGTTCAAGGGGCCATCCTTCGGAATGTCGGTGTAGCTGCGCAGCTCGCCCCAATTCGTGAAGGCGAGGGAAGGCGCGCCATCGGGAAGCGCTCGCTCGGGAACCTCGAATTGCTCACGATCGTAGAGATCCCAGTACCGTTTCGGGGCGGCGAACGGCAGGTGTGGCTTCGCGAGGCCGACGCACATGAAGAACGGCTCATCGCCGGCTCGCTTCAGGGCTTCGACGGCCTGGTTAACGACCGCGCCGTCTCGGTAGGCGCCGTCATCGACATCGACCGACTCGACCGCCGGGCCTTTGGTGGCTTGCGACAGGGCAAGTCTTGTAAGCTTATTCTTCTTAGCGATTACGCGACGTTCAGCTATGGATCCTAAGGTTGTCGGGTCAGCGTACCGATCACCCGGGACGTCTGGCAGATTTGACCAATAGCGGCGATCATCGTTGTGGTGGTGGTAAACCTTCCCGAACGACGACGTGTTGTAACCCCTCTCATAAAAGTATCGCGGTAAGCTCATCGCGTCCGGGACCGTACGCCGCAGAGGAGACCATAAGTCATAGATGCCCAGCGAATCTGGATACTGTCCCGCCATCATGCTGGCGCGGGACGGGGCGCAGATCGCTTGCTGGCAGTAGGCCCGCTCGAAGAGCACGCCGCGCGACGCTAACGCGTCGATGTGCGGGCTGTGGATGTACGAAGCGCCGTAGCACGCCAGCTCAGGCCTGAGGTCGTCGATACACAACACCAGCACATTCGGGCGCTCCTCTTTTGCAGCAGCCTGCGTGGCCAACACCATGGAAAGCAGTGCTAAAGCAAGCCATACAAGGGCACGCAAGTCGTTGATGATTATCATAAATCAGCTGTCGGTATCAAACAAAATTTCCTCGTCAGTCCTAACTACTCTGACACAGAGGCCTCTTCTTCGATCTGCAAATCGGTCTTTGCATCAGTCGAAGAAACTTTACCTTTCAACAGGGCCTGATACTTGGCGTCGTCTGTAACTTCAAGGATCTTGCGGTTGGACAGCATGACCAGTCGGACGTTGTCTTTGCCGGTACGCTCAAACACTAAGGGTTCTCTCGACCGCTCTAGGTCAGGATTTATAAAGACCCCCCATCGTACATGGAACTCTTCGGAATCATTCTCACTCACAAAGCAGTCCTCAACATTCGCCAGATCGATCTCCATTAGCTCTAGGTTCCTAGCGATGCGATCGTCGCTGATCAAGAAATCTAGCAGCTCTTCCTTCGACTTAGGCCCCAGATAGCCGTGCCTGGAAGCGTACAGCTGGTAGACGCTAGCGACCTGCTTGATGTTGGAGTCGTTGGAAGCCTGCACGAATCTGACGCTGTCGGAGGCACCGCACCCGAAGAGAGGCACGAGTAGCGCGACAGGAATGAGTAGGCGCCAAGACTTCAGAGCAGTGTTCGTAACCATTCGTCTTGTGTGAGTTAAGATTTGCACGGGAGATGCATGGCTCGATGACCATGGTCTGTGGTTTACACCACAAGACCTGTATCCTCTCCTAGCTGCCGTCCGCGTCGATGGCCAAGCCATCAGCGCGATGCAATAGGGCATAGTACGGCAAAGGCTCTATATCCATGCTGATGGTCCGGACTGATCCATCCGCGAATACGCTGTTAAGGATTCCGGGATGCGCTGAACCGAAGCTCTGGTTGTGCGAGAATTTCTTGTAATTGGACGAAGTGGTGGTAGTGCTGTCCGGGTAGGGACCGCCACGACCAAGTCGCACGGTTGCAAACCCGCCTGCGTAAATGCCGCCTCTCTCAGTCGGGTTCTCTGGGGCCGTATAAAGATCCGCTGGCATAGCCTTCTCGGCGAACATCACGGTCTTTGATGCGCCGTCGGTAATTTTTGAGAATCCCACTTTAGTGTACTTGCTGAGCTGGTCAGCAGATTCGGAGGTTCGCAAAAAACCGCCTCTGCCGATGACTCCTTGGCTTATGAACTCCTCAATGTCCTCTTCTTCGTTGCGACTTCCACGAACTGGATCTATGAAGGGGACGGTGGCGTCAACGTCGGATGCGTTCGTCACCCTGTTTCCGAAGTAGTAGTCCATTGCAAAAGCCGCGTAATCACCGTAGAACGCTTCGTCCCCAACGAAATCAACAATGATTCTAGGTCCGCGTGTCGGGCATGACAGACTAACGACTTGACGTCCGAGTAGCTCGGGCGTTAATCCAATTGTGGACCGCAGATCGTAGAGGGCATTCTCTTCAAGGAAGGGCATGAGCTGATAGCACCAAGAGAGGTTTTCAATCGCGGCTTTGGATTGAACGTTTGGCTCGCCACTAGGCCCTGTCAGACCTGCTCCATAGCCATTCAAGGCAAGTCCCCATGTTGGAAAACGCCCGTTGGTTGACTCGTAGTTCAGTGCTCCAATGCCTAGCTGCTTGAGGTTGTTGGTGCATTGTGTTCGGCGAGCCGCCTCCCTCGCCGCTTGTACTGCTGGTAGCAGCAGGGCAACCAGAATGCCAATGATGGCAATAACCACAAGCAGTTCAACTAGCGTGAACGCCTCACGGCTCTTTGGATCTGTCGCCTTCATAAACTTCTCCTAGGGTAGCTGTGTGCCGCGATGCGTGTGACGATGGCTAGTGATTTGATGACGGGTAATAAGTTCAATCAAAAGTCGAACGCATAGCCCACGCGTGACAGTGCGTAGCGAGGTGAGCATGCGCACGTGGACAGAATGAGAAGCAGCTGACCTAAGCTGCTGACCTCTGGTACGGTGGTAGAGCTGACTGAACCGAAGTTACCGAAGCCTGCATGCC
It encodes the following:
- the betC_7 gene encoding Choline-sulfatase — encoded protein: MVLATQAAAKEERPNVLVLCIDDLRPELACYGASYIHSPHIDALASRGVLFERAYCQQAICAPSRASMMAGQYPDSLGIYDLWSPLRRTVPDAMSLPRYFYERGYNTSSFGKVYHHHNDDRRYWSNLPDVPGDRYADPTTLGSIAERRVIAKKNKLTRLALSQATKGPAVESVDVDDGAYRDGAVVNQAVEALKRAGDEPFFMCVGLAKPHLPFAAPKRYWDLYDREQFEVPERALPDGAPSLAFTNWGELRSYTDIPKDGPLNDEQTAELKHGYAACVSYADAQVGRVLTELDRQGLRDKTTVVLWGDHGYKLGDYGLWCKHTNLELDTHVPLIISAPNLSAGVRTRALAEMVDLFPTLAMLTEGSVPDSCEGVSLLPVLQDATQATRSDALSQYPRGSKMGYSLRTDRWRYTEWILSESNRLVARELYDLRQGVIHDRNLAEDTEKEALVASLSQRLRARLKNTPAAKNAD
- the xynZ gene encoding Endo-1,4-beta-xylanase Z precursor, yielding MLSFGPEQALSLRSQNVEASGRWTSAPGTPSQRAYRVESSERMSEAENVQVLASINRPIRRGDVVLISFWIRRPHAGGQPNNACFSVNAGEESGYTYRLSAYREWKQHVRSFVAQLDHNPVDSHLRIDLGEAGKVTEIADLQLLNYGPDHDIAELPRSTVMYRGRESDAPWRQKALERIEKIRKGDIAVRVLDANGDPVANAHVTIAMRRHAFGFGNAVNSEVLGADKSEFPIRPKGKVTVTWEDAQKYREVVKKYYDRVTFESELRPGNWKRSKSEDQGWQRKRRILFERTVPWLQANHIKVRGHYIAWAPMDFNADEKPFVGDPASHRVWLWEHMADVLPATAPFVSEWDTINHIVGWGKHTYEREYGGPEIYAQILAEARRLAPEATHAINEGKVLPDGYKREPYKKIIRFLNAQGQSPDVVGFMAHFGLTTLTPPEELLVVYDEFAQMAPRLQLSEFDVEAGDDDELQADYYRDVMIATFSHPSFEAIIQWGFWEPMHWKPSAALWRSDWKLKPSGEVFVDLVTKQWWTDESVTTDSQGTCRVRGYLGTYTAKAVHDGATVEQSFTLSREGANLTLQLK
- the pulG_1 gene encoding Type II secretion system protein G precursor gives rise to the protein MKATDPKSREAFTLVELLVVIAIIGILVALLLPAVQAAREAARRTQCTNNLKQLGIGALNYESTNGRFPTWGLALNGYGAGLTGPSGEPNVQSKAAIENLSWCYQLMPFLEENALYDLRSTIGLTPELLGRQVVSLSCPTRGPRIIVDFVGDEAFYGDYAAFAMDYYFGNRVTNASDVDATVPFIDPVRGSRNEEEDIEEFISQGVIGRGGFLRTSESADQLSKYTKVGFSKITDGASKTVMFAEKAMPADLYTAPENPTERGGIYAGGFATVRLGRGGPYPDSTTTTSSNYKKFSHNQSFGSAHPGILNSVFADGSVRTISMDIEPLPYYALLHRADGLAIDADGS